Proteins encoded in a region of the bacterium genome:
- a CDS encoding prepilin-type N-terminal cleavage/methylation domain-containing protein gives MSHHQMSRGATLIELIVAMSLFAIVAAGIFGLYAVGVFANQHAADLAGAAELAQARLEQLIANPFDPGLAGDTGGDLAGPPQYRWTAGVAAVAPGLGQGTVTVAWTRSGRHYQVTLTTVVRMPEAP, from the coding sequence CGCGGCGCCACCCTCATAGAACTGATCGTGGCCATGAGCCTGTTCGCGATCGTGGCCGCAGGGATCTTTGGCCTCTACGCGGTCGGCGTCTTTGCGAACCAGCATGCTGCCGATCTGGCCGGAGCAGCGGAATTGGCGCAGGCTCGTCTCGAGCAACTCATCGCCAATCCTTTCGACCCCGGGCTCGCAGGCGACACTGGCGGCGATCTCGCGGGGCCACCCCAGTACCGTTGGACCGCAGGGGTCGCGGCCGTCGCGCCCGGCCTCGGGCAGGGCACCGTGACTGTGGCCTGGACCCGCAGCGGACGTCACTACCAGGTGACGCTCACCACCGTGGTGCGGATGCCGGAGGCACCATGA